In the genome of Brienomyrus brachyistius isolate T26 chromosome 17, BBRACH_0.4, whole genome shotgun sequence, one region contains:
- the LOC125711996 gene encoding uncharacterized protein LOC125711996 encodes MGCYEPFWREMIPVGRVSRYEVERVVDKRALLALPTPNVTPACQKMASLLIWSLFYHVCLLELTSTTQTPAYSCSLLGPFEPNFLADGDYIIGGIFPLHYVMDMPDLNCTYKPSPIQCHGFDPRAFRWSQSLRFAVEEINQSQDLLPNHTLGYKILDSCSYALTGQRAVLAMLNGPSETQSAMCSGPSPLLAVVGESGSAQSIIVSRILQPFRIPMISYSSSCACLSNRREFPTFFRVMPSDAYQVKAIAQLLQHFGWTWVGVLNGDHAYGRFALQGLRRELANTTVCIAYHVMIPLLYTRQRTLEILDVMQHSTAKVVVAFSAEGELTPFLKEYMEKNITGIQWIASEAWVTASLFAGSEFYPYLGGTIGFSIRHGMVPGLRDYLLTVNPLRYPNNSLVQELWAALYGCSMQLPDSRSPVSPELPSCTGSEPLLKQHSAYLNTSSFRVTYNVYKAVYAIAHSLHNLLSCEPGKGPFQNSSCANITSIYPWQLQQYLQDVSFSISGEKVNFDENGDAIPSYDLINWQRGTAGNIEFVKVGMFDGSRDAGKELFIQDEAIVWTGHQSEVLVSVCSDSCAPGNRKAVRPGEPLCCFDCVPCDSGKISNQTVLCFLCALLFIGEPTPWSCMLRHTAFSITFSLCISCILGKTLVVLAAFTAARPGNNIMKWLGPKQQRVIIFSCTLVQVVICAVWLAAAPPFPFKNTQYSRSKIILECSVGSSLAFWCVLGYIGLLACLCFVLAFLARKLPGNFNEAKYITFSMLIFCAVWLAFIPAYISSPGKFTVAVEIFAILASSFGLLFCLFAPKVYIILLKPERNTKQHLMGRVMTMIPVGRVSRYEVERVVDKRALLALPTPNVTPACQKMASLLIWSLFYHVCLLELTSTTQTPAYSGSLLGPFEPNFLADGDYIIGGIFPLHYVMDMPDLNCTYKPSPIQCHGFDPRAFRWSQSLRFAVEEINQSQDLLPNHTLGYKILDSCTYPLTAQRAVLAMLNGPSETQSAMCSGPSPLLAVVGESGSAQSIIVSRILQPFRIPMISYSSSCACLSNRREFPTFFRVIPSDAYQVKAIAQLLQHFGWTWVGVLNGDHAYGRFALQGLRRELANTTVCIAYHVMIPLLYTRQRTLEILDVMQHSTAKVVVAFSAEGELTPFLKEYMEKNITGIQWIASEAWVTASLFAGSEFYPYLGGTIGFSIRHGMVPGLRDYLLTVNPLRYPNNSLVQELWAALYGCSMQPPGSRSPVSPELPSCTGSEPLLKQHSAYLNTSSFRVTYNVYKAVYAIAHSLHNLLSCEPGKGPFQNSSCANTTSIYPWQLQQYLQDVSFSISGEKVNFDENGDAIPSYDLINWQRGTAGNIEFVKVGMFDGSRDPGKELFIQDEAIVWTGHQSEVLVSVCSDSCAPGNRKAVRPGEPLCCFDCVPCDSGKISNQTDSIDCTPCPEDYWSNAARTECILKAVEFLSHDAMGLALTVISIAGACLTATVLSVFTHHRNTPIVRVNNSELSYFILLSLALCFLCALLLIGEPTPWSCMLRHTAFSITFSLCISCILGKTLVVLAAFTAARPGNNIMKWLGPKQQRVIIFSCTLVQVVICAVWLAAAPPFPFKNTQYSRSKIILECSVGSSLAFWCVLGYIGLLACLCFVLAFLARKLPGNFNEAKYITFSMLIFCAVWLAFIPAYISSSGKFTVAVEIFAILASSFGLLFCLFAPKCYIILLKPERNTKQHLMGKGMS; translated from the exons GTACGAGGTGGAGAGGGTGGTGGATAAAAGAGCCCTTCTTGCTCTGCCCACCCCCAATGTGACACCAGCCTGTCAGAAGATGGCGTCTCTGCTCATCTGGTCCCTGTTTTACCACGTCTGCCTCCTTGAACTTACCAGCACCACTCAAACTCCAGCCtacagctgctctctgctgggccCCTTTGAACCAAACTTCTTAGCTGATGGTGACTACATAATCGGGGGCATTTTCCCCCTGCACTACGTCATGGACATGCCAGACTTGAACTGTACTTACAAGCCATCACCCATACAGTGTCATGG GTTTGACCCCAGGGCTTTTCGCTGGTCTCAAAGTTTGAGGTTCGCTGTGGAAGAGATCAACCAGAGTCAGGACCTGCTACCCAACCACACCCTGGGCTACAAGATCCTTGACTCCTGTTCATACGCCTTGACCGGACAGCGGGCAGTCCTGGCTATGCTGAATGGACCTAGTGAGACCCAGAGTGCCATGTGCTCTGGTCCATCTCCTCTTCTGGCTGTGGTTGGAGAATCAGGGTCTGCACAGTCGATCATTGTCTCTAGGATCCTGCAGCCTTTTCGCATTCCAATG ATAAGTTATTCTTCCTCCTGTGCTTGCCTGAGCAATAGGAGAGAGTTCCCCACATTCTTCAGAGTGATGCCTAGTGATGCCTACCAGGTGAAGGCTATTGCTCAGCTCCTGCAGCACTTTGGATGGACGTGGGTGGGGGTGCTTAACGGGGACCATGCGTATGGGAGGTTCGCCTTGCAGGGGCTCAGGAGGGAGCTGGCAAACACAACCGTGTGCATCGCCTATCACGTCATGATTCCTTTGCTCTACACCAGGCAGAGAACCCTGGAAATTCTTGACGTAATGCAGCATTCTACTGCAAAAGTGGTCGTGGCATTCTCTGCAGAAGGAGAGCTCACACCATTCCTGAAGGAGTACATGGAAAAGAACATCACTGGCATCCAGTGGATCGCCAGTGAAGCCTGGGTAACAGCCTCCCTCTTTGCCGGCAGTGAGTTCTACCCATACTTGGGTGGCACCATCGGGTTTTCCATCCGCCATGGGATGGTCCCTGGGCTCAGGGACTACCTGCTGACTGTGAACCCGCTGAGGTATCCCAACAACTCCCTGGTACAGGAGCTGTGGGCCGCTTTGTATGGTTGCTCCATGCAGCTTCCCGACAGCAGGAGCCCGGTCTCCCCAGAGCTGCCCTCCTGCACAGGGTCAGAGCCCCTCCTCAAACAGCACTCTGCCTACCTGAACACATCCAGCTTCCGTGTGACCTACAATGTGTATAAGGCTGTGTACGCCATCGCCCACTCCCTCCATAACCTGCTCAGCTGTGAGCCTGGAAAAGGGCCTTTCCAGAACTCATCGTGTGCCAACATCACCAGCATCTATCCATGGCAG CTTCAGCAGTATCTTCAAGACGTCTCCTTCTCCATCTCTGGAGAGAAGGTGAACTTCGATGAGAATGGTGACGCCATCCCATCCTATGATCTTATCAACTGGCAACGGGGCACAGCCGGAAATATAGAGTTTGTCAAAGTGGGCATGTTTGATGGCTCAAGGGATGCTGGGAAGGAGCTGTTCATCCAGGACGAGGCCATCGTGTGGACGGGCCATCAGAGCGAG GTGCTGGTGTCTGTGTGCAGTGACAGCTGTGCTCCAGGCAACAGGAAAGCGGTTCGTCCTGgggagcctctgtgctgctttgACTGTGTACCATGTGACAGCGGCAAGATTAGTAATCAGACAG TCCTGTGCTTCCTCTGCGCCCTACTGTTTATCGGAGAGCCCACACCGTGGTCCTGCATGCTGCGTCACACTGCCTTCAGCATCACCTTCTCCCTCTGCATCTCCTGCATCCTGGGAAAGACTCTGGTTGTGTTGGCAGCTTTTACAGCAGCCAGGCCTGGCAACAACATCATGAAGTGGCTGGGACCCAAACAACAGAGAGTGATCATCTTCAGCTGCACCTTAGTGCAGGTCGTCATCTGTGCCGTGTGGCTGGCTGCCGCTCCACCGTTCCCCTTCAAAAACACTCAGTACAGCAGGTCCAAGATCATCCTGGAGTGCAGTGTGGGCTCCAGCTTGGCCTTCTGGTGCGTTCTGGGATACATCGGCCTCCTAGCGTGCCTGTGCTTTGTCCTGGCCTTTCTCGCTCGCAAACTGCCGGGCAATTTTAACGAGGCGAAGTACATCACCTTCAGCATGCTTATCTTCTGCGCTGTGTGGCTCGCCTTCATTCCTGCGTACATCAGCTCACCTGGAAAGTTCACAGTGGCTGTAGAAATCTTTGCTATCCTAGCCTCTAGCTTTGGTCTGTTGTTCTGTTTGTTTGCTCCAAAAGTCTATATCATTTTATTAAAACCAGAGAGAAACACCAAACAGCATCTCATGGGAAGGGTAATGACA ATGATCCCAGTGGGACGTGTGTCGAGGTACGAGGTGGAGAGGGTGGTGGATAAAAGAGCCCTTCTGGCTCTGCCCACCCCCAATGTGACACCAGCCTGTCAGAAGATGGCGTCTCTGCTCATCTGGTCCCTGTTTTACCACGTCTGCCTCCTTGAACTTACCAGCACCACCCAAACTCCAGCCTACAGCGGCTCTCTGCTGGGCCCCTTTGAACCAAATTTCTTAGCTGATGGTGACTACATAATCGGGGGCATTTTCCCCCTGCACTACGTCATGGACATGCCAGACTTGAACTGTACTTACAAGCCATCACCCATACAGTGTCATGG GTTTGACCCCAGGGCTTTTCGCTGGTCTCAAAGTTTGAGGTTCGCTGTGGAAGAGATCAACCAGAGTCAGGACCTGCTACCCAACCACACCCTGGGCTACAAGATCCTTGACTCCTGTACATACCCCTTGACCGCACAGCGGGCAGTCCTGGCTATGCTGAATGGACCTAGTGAGACCCAGAGTGCCATGTGCTCTGGTCCATCTCCTCTTCTGGCTGTGGTTGGAGAATCAGGGTCTGCACAGTCGATCATTGTCTCTAGGATCCTGCAGCCTTTTCGCATTCCAATG ATAAGTTATTCTTCCTCCTGTGCTTGCCTGAGCAATAGGAGAGAGTTCCCCACATTCTTCCGAGTGATACCTAGTGATGCCTACCAGGTGAAGGCTATTGCTCAGCTCCTGCAGCACTTTGGATGGACGTGGGTGGGGGTGCTTAACGGGGACCATGCGTACGGGAGGTTCGCCTTGCAGGGGCTCAGGAGGGAGCTGGCAAACACAACCGTGTGCATCGCCTATCACGTCATGATTCCTTTGCTCTACACCAGGCAGAGAACCCTGGAAATTCTTGACGTAATGCAGCATTCTACTGCAAAAGTGGTCGTGGCATTCTCTGCAGAAGGAGAGCTCACACCATTCCTGAAGGAGTACATGGAAAAGAACATCACTGGCATCCAGTGGATCGCCAGTGAAGCCTGGGTAACAGCCTCCCTCTTTGCCGGCAGTGAGTTCTACCCATACTTGGGTGGCACCATCGGGTTTTCCATCCGTCATGGGATGGTCCCTGGGCTCAGGGACTACCTGCTGACAGTGAATCCTCTGAGGTATCCCAACAACTCCCTGGTACAGGAGCTGTGGGCCGCTTTGTATGGTTGCTCCATGCAGCCTCCTGGCAGCAGGAGTCCGGTCTCCCCAGAGCTGCCCTCCTGCACAGGGTCGGAGCCCCTCCTCAAACAGCACTCTGCCTACCTGAACACATCCAGCTTCCGTGTGACCTACAATGTGTATAAGGCTGTGTACGCCATCGCCCACTCCCTCCATAACCTGCTCAGCTGTGAGCCTGGAAAAGGGCCTTTCCAGAACTCATCGTGTGCCAACACCACCAGCATCTATCCATGGCAG CTTCAGCAGTATCTTCAAGACGTCTCCTTCTCCATCTCTGGAGAGAAGGTGAACTTCGATGAGAATGGTGACGCCATCCCATCCTATGATCTTATCAACTGGCAACGGGGCACAGCCGGAAATATAGAGTTTGTCAAAGTGGGCATGTTTGATGGCTCAAGGGATCCTGGGAAGGAGCTGTTCATCCAGGACGAGGCCATCGTGTGGACGGGCCATCAGAGCGAG GTGCTGGTGTCTGTGTGCAGTGACAGCTGTGCTCCAGGCAACAGGAAAGCGGTTCGTCCTGgggagcctctgtgctgctttgACTGTGTACCATGTGACAGCGGCAAGATTAGTAATCAGACAG ATTCAATAGACTGCACACCTTGTCCCGAAGACTACTGGTCCAACGCAGCCAGGACAGAATGCATACTAAAGGCAGTTGAGTTCCTCTCCCATGATGCAATGGGGCTGGCCCTGACTGTGATTTCCATAGCGGGAGCTTGCCTCACCGCCACTGTACTGTCAGTATTCACACACCACAGGAACACTCCCATCGTTCGGGTCAACAACTCGGAGCTGAGCTACTTCATCCTCCTCTCTCTAGCCCTGTGCTTCCTCTGCGCCCTACTGCTTATCGGAGAGCCCACACCGTGGTCCTGCATGCTGCGTCACACTGCCTTCAGCATCACCTTCTCCCTCTGCATCTCCTGCATCCTGGGAAAGACTCTGGTTGTGCTGGCAGCTTTTACAGCAGCCAGGCCTGGCAACAACATCATGAAGTGGCTGGGACCCAAACAACAGAGAGTGATCATCTTCAGCTGCACCTTAGTGCAGGTCGTCATCTGTGCCGTGTGGTTGGCTGCCGCTCCACCGTTCCCCTTCAAAAACACTCAGTACAGCAGGTCCAAGATCATCCTGGAGTGCAGTGTGGGCTCCAGCTTGGCCTTCTGGTGCGTTCTGGGATACATCGGCCTCCTAGCCTGCCTGTGCTTTGTCCTGGCCTTTCTCGCTCGCAAACTGCCGGGCAATTTTAACGAGGCGAAGTACATCACCTTCAGCATGCTTATCTTCTGCGCTGTGTGGCTCGCCTTCATTCCTGCGTACATCAGCTCATCTGGAAAGTTCACAGTGGCCGTAGAAATCTTTGCTATCCTAGCCTCTAGCTTTGGTCTGCTGTTCTGTTTGTTTGCTCCGAAATGTTACATAATTTTATTAAAACCAGAGAGAAACACAAAACAGCATCTCATGGGAAAAGGGATGTCATAA
- the LOC125712171 gene encoding extracellular calcium-sensing receptor-like, which yields MGGLLMWTAVLLVLLTVGLLDTPRGAMPDLRCMLLDHSGPAALSMPGDYVIGGVFSLHYYMLSVENNYTHLPEPLRCRGSLDFRELRFARAMAFAIEEINNSSDLLPGVMLGYQIHDSCSSVSAATRAAFQLANGRDPYFFPGAPCSSSATITAVVGESGSTPSIAMSRVLGPFGIPQVSHYATCACLSDKQQYPTFSRTIPSDYFQAAALAQLVKHYGWMWIGAVRSDSDYGNSGMAAFLKAARAEGICVEYSEAFYRTNPRARVRRVAEVIRGSTARVVVAFVAPGDMLVLLAELEQLAPPPLQWVGSESWVTDPGLVRFSMCVGAVGFGIRRAIIPGLRDFLVDLNAAQVSESPLLTEFWETAFGCRLSGVSGSPGQKLCNGSESLQGLKNSYTDTSQLRITNMVYKAVYAVAHALHGLICTDRAGSPAHCDRDMPLQMIQVLRQIRKVNFTLNGNRVSFDANGDPVATYELVNWQVVDSGRVEFVTVGYYDASAPEGQVFVMHRNITWAGGKTQVPVSVCSESCPPGTRKAVQKGKPVCCYDCIPCAEGEISNTTDALDCFICPAESWPNPKRDKCIHKLIEFLSFDEILGAILATSSVAGAGLSVAIAAVFYRHKDTPIVRANNSELSFLLLFSLTLCFLCSLTFIGRPSHWSCMLRHTAFGITFVLCISCVLGKTIVVLMAFRATLPGSNAMKWFGPVQQRLSVVFFTLIQVLICVLWLSLSPPFPIKNLSHYKEKVILECSLGSNGAFWAVLGYIGLLSALCFVLAFLARKLPDNFNEAKFITFSMLIFTAVWITFIPAYVSSPGKFTVAVEIFAILASSLGLIVCIFAPKCFIILFRPEKNTKKHIMGKVPSKAL from the exons ATGGGCGGGCTCTTGATGTGGACCGCCGTTCTGCTGGTCCTGCTGACAGTCGGGCTCCTTGACACCCCCAGAGGAGCCATGCCAGACCTCCGCTGCATGCTGCTGGATCACTCTGGGCCCGCTGCACTCTCCATGCCTGGAGACTATGTGATCGGGGGCGTTTTCTCCCTGCACTACTACATGCTCTCTGTGGAGAACAACTATACACACCTGCCAGAACCTCTCCGGTGCCGGGGAAG CCTGGACTTCAGAGAGCTGCGCTTCGCCCGCGCCATGGCGTTCGCTATCGAAGAGATCAACAACAGCTCTGACCTGCTGCCGGGGGTCATGCTGGGCTACCAGATCCACGACTCCTGCTCCTCCGTCTCAGCGGCCACCAGGGCCGCCTTCCAGCTGGCTAATGGCCGTGATCCATACTTCTTCCCCGGCGCCCCATGCTCCTCGTCAGCCACCATCACCGCCGTCGTGGGCGAGTCGGGCTCCACGCCGTCCATCGCTATGTCACGAGTGCTCGGCCCCTTCGGGATCCCTCAG GTGAGCCACTATGCCACCTGTGCTTGCCTTAGCGACAAGCAGCAGTACCCCACCTTCTCCCGCACCATCCCCAGCGACTATTTCCAGGCAGCAGCTCTGGCCCAGCTGGTAAAGCACTACGGCTGGATGTGGATCGGCGCAGTGCGCAGTGACTCCGACTACGGCAACAGCGGCATGGCGGCCTTCCTGAAGGCGGCCCGGGCAGAGGGCATCTGCGTGGAGTACTCTGAGGCCTTCTATAGAACCAACCCGAGGGCCCGTGTGCGGCGCGTGGCTGAGGTCATCCGTGGTTCCACCGCCCGGGTGGTGGTGGCATTCGTCGCCCCCGGAGACATGCTGGTGCTCCTGGCTGAGCTAGAGCagctggccccgccccctctgCAGTGGGTTGGCAGCGAATCGTGGGTCACTGACCCGGGGCTGGTCCGCTTCAGCATGTGCGTTGGTGCCGTGGGATTTGGTATCCGGCGCGCCATTATACCAGGACTGCGAGACTTCCTTGTGGACCTGAACGCCGCCCAGGTGTCCGAATCACCCCTTCTGACGGAGTTCTGGGAGACGGCTTTCGGCTGCCGCCTGTCGGGGGTGTCCGGGAGCCCCGGGCAGAAGTTGTGTAATGGGAGTGAGAGCCTCCAGGGGCTGAAGAACTCCTACACGGACACGTCTCAGCTCCGCATCACCAACATGGTATATAAGGCCGTGTATGCGGTGGCCCACGCCCTCCACGGCCTCATCTGCACCGACCGAGCGGGGTCTCCCGCTCACTGTGACAGGGACATGCCACTCCAGATGATCCAG GTTCTGCGGCAGATCCGGAAGGTGAATTTCACCCTGAACGGGAACCGCGTTTCCTTTGATGCCAATGGTGATCCGGTAGCCACCTACGAGCTGGTTAACTGGCAGGTTGTGGACAGTGGACGAGTGGAGTTTGTCACTGTGGGCTACTACGACGCGTCTGCACCCGAGGGCCAGGTCTTTGTGATGCACAGGAACATCACCTGGGCAGGCGGAAAAACGCAG GTGCCAGTGTCAGTGTGCAGTGAGAGCTGTCCCCCAGGAACCCGCAAGGCTGTGCAGAAAGGAAAGCCTGTCTGCTGCTACGACTGCATACCCTGCGCTGAGGGGGAGATCAGCAATACTACAG atgcctTGGATTGTTTCATCTGTCCAGCTGAATCCTGGCCAAACCCCAAGCGAGACAAATGCATCCACAAGCTCATCGAGTTCCTGTCGTTCGACGAGATCCTGGGAGCGATCCTGGCCACGAGCTCTGTGGCTGGGGCTGGACTTTCTGTCGCCATAGCAGCCGTCTTCTACAGACACAAGGACACGCCCATCGTCAGAGCCAACAACTCTGAGCTGAGCttcctgctgctcttttccctgACCCTCTGTTTCCTCTGCTCACTCACTTTCATCGGCCGACCCTCTCACTGGTCCTGTATGCTGCGCCACACGGCGTTTGGGATCACCTTTGTCCTCTGCATCTCTTGTGTTCTGGGGAAAACAATAGTGGTGTTAATGGCCTTCAGGGCTACACTCCCAGGCAGTAATGCCATGAAATGGTTTGGACCTGTACAACAAAGGCTGAGTGTGGTCTTCTTTACATTAATACAAGTATTAATATGTGTTTTATGGCTGAGCCTGTCACCTCCATTTCCCATTAAAAACCTGTCACATTATAAGGAGAAAGTTATACTTGAATGTAGTCTAGGATCTAATGGTGCCTTCTGGGCTGTGCTGGGGTACATTGGTCTCCTCTCTGCCCTGTGCTTTGTACTAGCTTTTCTGGCCAGGAAGCTGCCTGACAACTTCAATGAAGCCAAATTCATCACCTTCAGCATGCTCATATTCACTGCTGTCTGGATCACCTTTATCCCAGCTTATGTCAGCTCACCTGGGAAGTTCACTGTGGCCGTCGAGATATTTGCCATTTTAGCTTCCAGTTTAGGTCTGAtcgtgtgtatatttgctcccAAATGTTTTATAATATTGTTTAGGCCAGAGAAGAATACAAAGAAACACATTATGGGGAAAGTTCCTTCCAAGGCCctctga
- the LOC125712177 gene encoding extracellular calcium-sensing receptor-like, with product MLARGAAAVALLLAAATTDTGTPARCLHLGDFVLPAQEAAGDILIGGLFPLHIVVSEPELPFTKRPRQGRCSGFDFRAFRWLQTMVFAIEEINRDPDLLPGIQLGYRILDSCDHVHTGLRGALSLVNGSSGWADAGRPCLTEAPVPAIIGLASSSPTRAVAQTLGPFDIPLVSYFATCECLKDRRQFPSFLRTVPSDLFQVRGLVQLVAHFGWRWVGAIGTEDDYSRYGIQAFQEQLAERGGCLAFYATLPKAENPERLADVADALEASSARVILAFSTEGQLYGLLSEVARRNLTGHQWIASEAWVTASLLSGPQFRDTLAGTLGFAFRSASMPALGDFLLRVRPSPAPSSVFINAFWEELFGCRLDFTGGADEAPGSNQPSCSGAEDVRGRNSVYSDVSQLRVSYNVYKAVYAIAHALHHLLRCDGPGDSAGNRSCGAVLPFQPRQLLSYLKRVNFTTKFGEKVYFDSDGEPVPLYDIVNWQRDSRGNIKFKTVGTFDASAQVGEQLRMDQSTIVWMGGETQVPISECSHSCPPGTRQASRPREPICCFDCLPCADGEVSNQTGSTECMKCPQDHWSDPDRVACLPMLEEFLSFQDILGIVLALLSVLGIAMTLVVAGIYYRFRGTPIVRANNSELSFLLLVSLVLCFLCAPLFIGRPSPWSCWTRQATFGVAFVLCISCILAKTMVVLVAFRSTIPGSNAVRLFGPIQQRALIFSCTAVQVVLCVSWLTWDPPSPIKNTSYQAGQIILECQDGAILYLVLGYIGLLSCICFCLAFLGRKLPDTFNEAKLITFSMLIFFAVWISFIPAHRSSPGKYTVAVEIFAILASSFGLLLCIFLPKCFIILLKPEKNVKKGMVSK from the exons ATGCTTGCTCGCGGTGCTGCTGCAGTGGCCCTCCTCCTGGCTGCGGCCACCACTGACACTGGGACCCCCGCCAGGTGCCTTCACCTGGGCGACTTTGTGCTGCCGGCTCAAGAGGCAGCTGGAGACATCTTGATCGGGGGGCTGTTCCCCCTGCACATCGTCGTGTCCGAGCCAGAGCTGCCCTTCACTAAGAGACCCCGGCAGGGCCGGTGCTCGGG CTTTGACTTCCGGGCATTTCGGTGGCTCCAGACCATGGTGTTTGCGATCGAGGAGATCAACAGAGACCCTGACCTGCTTCCCGGCATCCAGCTGGGTTACCGGATCCTCGACAGCTGTGATCATGTCCATACAGGCCTGAGGGGGGCACTTTCGCTGGTCAATGGCTCGTCAGGGTGGGCGGATGCCGGCCGCCCCTGCCTGACCGAAGCCCCTGTGCCGGCTATAATCGGCCTAGCGTCGTCGTCCCCGACGCGGGCCGTCGCACAGACCCTCGGCCCCTTTGACATCCCtctg GTCAGTTACTTTGCCACGTGTGAGTGCCTGAAGGACAGACGGCAGTTCCCCTCCTTCCTGCGCACGGTGCCCAGCGACCTCTTCCAGGTGCGGGGGCTCGTCCAGCTGGTGGCGCACTTCGGCTGGCGCTGGGTGGGTGCCATCGGGACGGAGGACGACTACAGCCGCTACGGGATCCAGGCGTTCCAGGAGCAGCTGGCGGAGCGGGGTGGCTGCCTGGCCTTCTATGCCACGCTGCCCAAAGCGGAGAACCCTGAGCGACTGGCCGACGTGGCCGACGCCCTGGAGGCCTCTAGCGCACGCGTCATCCTGGCCTTCTCCACCGAGGGCCAGCTCTACGGGCTGCTGAGCGAGGTGGCACGCCGCAACCTGACAGGCCACCAGTGGATCGCCAGTGAAGCCTGGGTGACGGCCAGCCTCCTCTCGGGGCCACAATTCCGGGACACGCTGGCCGGGACGCTGGGCTTTGCTTTCCGGAGCGCCTCCATGCCAGCCTTGGGTGACTTCCTCCTTCGCGTGCGGCCCTCGCCTGCACCCAGCTCCGTCTTCATCAACGCCTTCTGGGAAGAGCTCTTTGGCTGTAGGCTGGACTTCACTGGGGGTGCTGATGAGGCCCCGGGGTCCAACCAGCCCTCTTGCAGTGGAGCCGAGGATGTAAGGGGCAGGAATAGCGTGTACTCAGACGTGTCGCAGCTGAGGGTCTCGTACAATGTGTACAAGGCCGTGTACGCCATCGCTCACGCCCTGCACCACCTGCTGCGCTGCGACGGCCCTGGGGATAGTGCAGGGAACCGGAGCTGCGGGGCTGTGCTGCCCTTCCAGCCACGACAG TTGCTCTCCTACCTGAAGAGAGTGAATTTCACCACCAAGTTCGGGGAGAAGGTTTATTTTGACAGCGACGGGGAGCCCGTTCCTCTGTACGACATCGTCAACTGGCAGAGGGACAGCAGGGGCAACATCAAGTTCAAGACTGTGGGGACTTTTGATGCCTCTGCTCAGGTGGGGGAACAGCTCAGGATGGACCAGTCCACCATCGTGTGGATGGGGGGGGAGACACAG gtaccCATCTCCGAGTGCAGCCACAGCTGTCCCCCTGGAACCAGGCAGGCCTCGCGACCCAGGGAGCCCATCTGTTGCTTCGACTGCCTCCCCTGTGCAGATGGAGAGGTCAGCAACCAAACAG GCTCCACAGAGTGCATGAAGTGCCCCCAGGACCACTGGTCAGACCCAGACAGGGTGGCCTGTTTGCCCATGCTGGAGGAGTTCCTGTCCTTCCAGGACATCTTGGGCATTGTTCTGGCCTTGCTGTCGGTCCTCGGGATCGCCATGACGCTGGTAGTCGCGGGCATCTACTACCGGTTCCGGGGCACGCCAATCGTGCGCGCCAACAACTCGGAGCTGAGCTTCCTGCTGCTGGTGTCGCTGGTGCTCTGCTTCCTGTGCGCCCCTCTCTTCATCGGCCGACCTTCGCCCTGGTCATGCTGGACGCGGCAGGCCACCTTCGGCGTCGCCTTCGTGCTCTGCATCTCCTGCATCTTGGCCAAGACcatggtggtgttggtggcgTTCCGGTCCACCATACCTGGATCCAATGCTGTGCGGCTTTTTGGGCCcatccagcagagggcgctcatCTTCTCCTGTACAGCCGTCCAAGtggttctgtgtgtgtcatGGCTGACTTGGGATCCACCTTCACCCATTAAGAACACATCCTACCAAGCCGGACAGATCATTCTGGAGTGCCAGGATGGTGCAATCCTTTACCTGGTGCTAGGCTACATCGGCCTTTTGTCCTGCATCTGTTTTTGCCTCGCCTTCCTCGGCAGGAAGCTGCCAGACACCTTCAACGAGGCCaaactcatcaccttcagcatGCTCATCTTCTTTGCTGTATGGATCTCCTTCATCCCTGCCCACCGCAGCTCTCCGGGAAAATACACTGTTGCTGTGGAGATCTTCGCCATCCTGGCATCCAGTTTTGGCCTCTTGCTCTGCATATTCCTGCCTAAATGTTTTATCATCTTACTCAAACCCGAGAAGAACGTCAAGAAAGGCATGGTGAGCAAGTAG